The Euwallacea similis isolate ESF13 chromosome 18, ESF131.1, whole genome shotgun sequence genome contains a region encoding:
- the LOC136414593 gene encoding saccharopine dehydrogenase-like oxidoreductase — MARLDIIIFGATGFTGKHCIPYVVNAAKENGRSLTWGIAGRSEDKLKAVLKEMGDKIEMNLESIPIIIADVENQESLQNMAKKARLVINCCGPYRFFGEPVVKACVESETHHIDVSGEPQYITQVELDYHDEAQQKGIYLISACGMDSIPTDLGIIHLQQNFKGTLNSVETYLRAWSEGSVKGSLVNYGTWESAVYGLSHWNELRSLKKKFDEKFKKTPIYPPKLKHKVLPHESKVGGGWALPFMGSDRSIARRSQSILYENDNVRPAQIDTYIAFPSVLAVVVVMLYGMVFGLLSRCKCGVKLLLAYPEWFSGGFFSKKPPQEDVIDKCWFSVDFYGEGWKEKLADKDDQYTTPVDSVITGKVKGRNPGYGVTCLAVVLAGIVILTEKEKMVNNGKGGVYSPGIAFAKTSLVKQLNEGGLTFEIESQVDIKSV, encoded by the exons ATGGCGAGACTAGACATAATCATTTTTGGAGCCACTGGCTTTACAGGTAAGCATTGCATTCCCTATGTGGTCAATGCTGCCAAAGAAAATGGAAGGAGTCTGACCTGGGGCATAGCTGGAAGATCTGAGGACAAGTTAAAAGCTGTACTCAAAGAAATGGGAGACAAGATTG AAATGAATTTGGAGTCAATTCCCATAATAATTGCCGACGTTGAAAATCAAGAGTCGTTACAAAATATGGCAAAAAAAGCAAGACTTGTAATCAATTGCTGCGGTCCTTATCGCTTCTTTGGAGAGCCCGTGGTCAAAGCTTGTGTTGAATCTGAAACTCACCATATTGACGTAAGCGGGGAACCACAGTATATAACGCAAGTCGAGTTGGATTACCATGATGAGGCCCAACAGAAAG GTATCTATTTGATCAGTGCTTGCGGAATGGATAGTATTCCTACGGATTTGGGAATCATACATCTTCAACAGAATTTCAAGGGGACTCTAAACAGCGTAGAGACCTACCTCAGAGCGTGGTCTGAGGGCTCAGTTAAAG gctCTCTTGTCAACTATGGGACCTGGGAAAGTGCCGTTTACGGTTTATCTCATTGGAATGAGTTACGCTCCCTGAAGAAAAAGTTTGACGAGAAGTTCAAGAAAACTCCCATTTATCCTCCCAAGTTAAAACATAAAGTTTTGCCCCACGAATCCAAAGTCGGAGGCGGCTGGGCTCTACCGTTTATGGGATCAGATCGATCAATTGCCAGAAGGTCTCAGAGTATTTTGTATGAAAATGATAATGTGCGCCCTGCTCAG attgaTACATATATAGCGTTCCCTTCAGTTCTTGCCGTTGTTGTGGTGATGTTGTACGGGATGGTTTTCGGATTATTATCCAGGTGCAAATGTGGAGTCAAACTTTTGCTGGCTTATCCAGAATGGTTCAGTGGTGGGTTTTTCAGCAAGAAGCCTCCACAAGAAGACGTAATCGATAAATGCTGGTTCAGTGTGGATTTTTATGGAgaag GCTGGAAGGAAAAGTTGGCAGACAAAGATGATCAGTACACAACCCCTGTTGACTCGGTAATCACTGGAAAAGTTAAAGGTCGAAACCCGGGATATGGAGTTACCTGCTTAGCTGTAGTCTTAGCTGGAATAGTTATTCTTACCGAGAAGGAAAAGATGGTTAACAACGGAAA aggaGGAGTGTATTCTCCAGGAATAGCTTTCGCTAAAACCTCTTTAGTGAAACAATTAAACGAAGGCGGGCTTACATTCGAGATTGAGTCTCAAGTCGACATAAAATCTGTCTAA
- the LOC136414592 gene encoding facilitated trehalose transporter Tret1-2 homolog isoform X1 → MSQDRDSLLENAEVNPSTSVDYYDHIDTHPVQVPRDRAVVPPAKLPQIWAAFAATFSALSAGMVLGWTSPILHCLTNGKYNDIPVDKYQLGWIGSFATLGAMAMCVPTGFICDLIGRKYALMLLIVPFTGGWALIIWAKSVLALYFGRIITGMAVGACCVAAPLYNGEISHQNIRGALGSLFQLMIVTGIFLSYLFGEYLTPSQFTKLCASAPVLFLIIFAFQPETPSFLIKKGDHEGARRSLAKLRGANYDVDSELTHIEGTLKENAEMVTSLRRTFHQKPILKAVLISFALMFFQQFSGINVVILYASDIFQSTGINLNSNVATIVVGAMQTLSTLCASLIIEKTGRKRLIILSLSVVAINITILGIYFSIKTRGHPDSDVLSDIGFIPIGTVCLFVVAFSLGLGPIPWMIASEILPTEIRGMVGSAAGTFNWFLAFVITKSYLGLATVLGYDSIFYIFSLISVVGTIFIIVLLPETKGKTVAEIQQELNQ, encoded by the exons ATGAGCCAAGACAGGGATTCCCTCTTGGAGAATGCAGAAGTGAATCCTTCCACATCCGTGGACTATTACGACCATATT GACACTCATCCAGTTCAAGTACCAAGAGATAGAGCTGTAGTACCCCCAGCAAAGCTCCCTCAAATATGGGCAGCATTTGCAG CAACTTTCTCGGCTCTTAGTGCAGGGATGGTTTTGGGGTGGACATCTCCCATTCTTCACTGTTTAACTAATGGAAAATACAATGACATTCCTGTTGATAAGTACCAATTGGGCTGGATAG GATCTTTTGCAACTCTTGGTGCAATGGCTATGTGTGTTCCTACTGGGTTTATTTGTGACTTAATTGGCCGAAAATATGCACTAATGCTTTTGATTGTTCCATTTACAGGAGGATGGGCCCTTATAATTTGGGCTAAAAGTGTTCTGGCTTTATATTTTGGaag AATAATCACGGGAATGGCTGTAGGAGCTTGTTGTGTTGCTGCTCCACTTTATAATGGTGAAATTTCCCATCAGAATATTAGAGGCGCCCTTGGTAGTCTTTTTCAGTTAATGATTGTCAcaggaatttttctttcttatttatttggGGAATATTTAACTCCATCACAG TTCACAAAGCTATGTGCGAGCGCCCCCGTTTTGTTCCTAATTATATTTGCATTCCAACCAGAAACACCtagtttcttaattaaaaagggTGACCATGAGGGTGCTAGGAGAAGCCTAGCTAAATTGAGAGGTGCTAATTATGATGTGGATAGTGAACTCACTCATATTGAAG GAACTTTAAAGGAAAATGCTGAAATGGTGACCTCCCTGAGGCGTACTTTTCACCAGAAACCTATATTGAAAGCAGTTTTAATATCGTTTGCTCTAATGTTTTTCCAGCAGTTTAGTGGGATTAATGTTGTAATTCTGTACGCAAGTGATATCTTTCAATCTACtggaattaatttgaattccaACGTTGCTACTATagtt GTTGGTGCCATGCAAACATTATCGACGCTTTGTGCGAGCCttataattgagaaaaccGGTCGTAAGCGCCTGATCATTTTATCGCTATCAGTAGTTGctataaatattacaattcTCGGAatctatttttctataaaaactCGTGGTCATCCGGACTCAGATGTTCTCTCAGATATCGGATTCATCCCTATAGGAactgtttgtttatttgttgtgGCCTTTTCTTTAG GTTTGGGTCCAATACCATGGATGATCGCATCGGAAATCCTGCCTACTGAAATAAGGGGCATGGTTGGTTCAGCTGCTGGTACCTTTAACTGGTTCTTGGCTTTCGTAATTACAAAGAGTTATTTGGGCTTAGCCACTGTTTTGGGCTAcgattcaatattttatatattttcccTTATTTCGGTGGTAGGTACCATTTTTATCATTGTACTTCTTCCGGaaacaaaaggaaaaactGTAGCGGAAATTCAACAAGAACTGAACCAATGA
- the LOC136414592 gene encoding facilitated trehalose transporter Tret1-2 homolog isoform X2, which produces MVLGWTSPILHCLTNGKYNDIPVDKYQLGWIGSFATLGAMAMCVPTGFICDLIGRKYALMLLIVPFTGGWALIIWAKSVLALYFGRIITGMAVGACCVAAPLYNGEISHQNIRGALGSLFQLMIVTGIFLSYLFGEYLTPSQFTKLCASAPVLFLIIFAFQPETPSFLIKKGDHEGARRSLAKLRGANYDVDSELTHIEGTLKENAEMVTSLRRTFHQKPILKAVLISFALMFFQQFSGINVVILYASDIFQSTGINLNSNVATIVVGAMQTLSTLCASLIIEKTGRKRLIILSLSVVAINITILGIYFSIKTRGHPDSDVLSDIGFIPIGTVCLFVVAFSLGLGPIPWMIASEILPTEIRGMVGSAAGTFNWFLAFVITKSYLGLATVLGYDSIFYIFSLISVVGTIFIIVLLPETKGKTVAEIQQELNQ; this is translated from the exons ATGGTTTTGGGGTGGACATCTCCCATTCTTCACTGTTTAACTAATGGAAAATACAATGACATTCCTGTTGATAAGTACCAATTGGGCTGGATAG GATCTTTTGCAACTCTTGGTGCAATGGCTATGTGTGTTCCTACTGGGTTTATTTGTGACTTAATTGGCCGAAAATATGCACTAATGCTTTTGATTGTTCCATTTACAGGAGGATGGGCCCTTATAATTTGGGCTAAAAGTGTTCTGGCTTTATATTTTGGaag AATAATCACGGGAATGGCTGTAGGAGCTTGTTGTGTTGCTGCTCCACTTTATAATGGTGAAATTTCCCATCAGAATATTAGAGGCGCCCTTGGTAGTCTTTTTCAGTTAATGATTGTCAcaggaatttttctttcttatttatttggGGAATATTTAACTCCATCACAG TTCACAAAGCTATGTGCGAGCGCCCCCGTTTTGTTCCTAATTATATTTGCATTCCAACCAGAAACACCtagtttcttaattaaaaagggTGACCATGAGGGTGCTAGGAGAAGCCTAGCTAAATTGAGAGGTGCTAATTATGATGTGGATAGTGAACTCACTCATATTGAAG GAACTTTAAAGGAAAATGCTGAAATGGTGACCTCCCTGAGGCGTACTTTTCACCAGAAACCTATATTGAAAGCAGTTTTAATATCGTTTGCTCTAATGTTTTTCCAGCAGTTTAGTGGGATTAATGTTGTAATTCTGTACGCAAGTGATATCTTTCAATCTACtggaattaatttgaattccaACGTTGCTACTATagtt GTTGGTGCCATGCAAACATTATCGACGCTTTGTGCGAGCCttataattgagaaaaccGGTCGTAAGCGCCTGATCATTTTATCGCTATCAGTAGTTGctataaatattacaattcTCGGAatctatttttctataaaaactCGTGGTCATCCGGACTCAGATGTTCTCTCAGATATCGGATTCATCCCTATAGGAactgtttgtttatttgttgtgGCCTTTTCTTTAG GTTTGGGTCCAATACCATGGATGATCGCATCGGAAATCCTGCCTACTGAAATAAGGGGCATGGTTGGTTCAGCTGCTGGTACCTTTAACTGGTTCTTGGCTTTCGTAATTACAAAGAGTTATTTGGGCTTAGCCACTGTTTTGGGCTAcgattcaatattttatatattttcccTTATTTCGGTGGTAGGTACCATTTTTATCATTGTACTTCTTCCGGaaacaaaaggaaaaactGTAGCGGAAATTCAACAAGAACTGAACCAATGA